In the genome of Amphiura filiformis chromosome 11, Afil_fr2py, whole genome shotgun sequence, the window atttactgtacaaaagaataccgaaccctattttttgaaattcctgcaaagtttttttttcttttcaaattgttgcattctgaagatgtaaaaaaaatgtattttagaacttgtgttcaacattttagttgttttgtaatgttagttgaatcattttgacaccaaaattgtctgattttttccaattttgagccttaattaatacaaacagtagagtttgctagtaataaaaaaaaagaaaaaagaaaggaaaaaaaaagaaatcccgaccgaccgacccaattttgaaaattcatttgagggcaagcaaacaattttttttattggcctaacTCTGGAATACCTTCTATCACTATgttttaggattatggttagtgTTTGGGTTCAGGAAAAGGTTTTTTTCGATTtgtgttagggtttaggattaggattagtgttagattccgttttaggttaggattagggatggTCTAATCAACAACTTCATCCCCACTTTTTCTCAATCAATTTTGGTACCAGTGGAAGCCCATGTTTTTATTATTGACCCCATAAAATATCATGGACTGCATTAGTGCCACTTTGATCTATACAGGATTGAACcaaaatacagaaattatatctGCTGTTTGAAAACAAGAAGATCTTACGAGCATAGTAAAAACAAAGCCCTTACAACCTTACTTTACATTCAACCAACAAACTGTATTCCATTTCTAATATTGGTGCTATTTTCATACTCACTGAGGAAGTTCAAAAATAAATGCAGCATTCTGTAATTTGTAACTAATTCTCTAGCACATGTATTTTGCATAATCAAGTTCACCTTTctatcatatacatgtacattcagATTATAAGCCATGATTGGAATCAAAGAGTCATAAAAACAAGTCTTTCCCTCTGGCTGCTTTTGGGTGTGTAGTCATTGTAGACATTGTTTGCTCCATTGGCTGTAAAATTTGAGGTGGGGGAAAAGGGCATAACTTAAACCATTCTAGAGAATATTGTATAAAACCCAACTACATGAATGACTGACACACACTataagattcctattggggctgcctgcacaggtacactgtcgttggctggtactgtgcagtaccaggggagtaccagtgtagtaccagtgcagttcCACCACTGGTggatcctgtgcagtagcagtatAGCACAGAGAACTCTGTtcaggtactctgtgtgtactagacaagtaccttggcgatggtgtacctgtgcaagcGGCCCAAATAGGAATCTTAGGGCGTGTTCACACTATGCCTGTTTTGCCCTGGGTCCCGGGTATAACCCAGGTTAGACCCGGGTTGATTATAAGTGTGAAcaggaaaaaacctcaaaaaaatcAACCCGGGTCAATATTTTTCAACCTAGGAATGAGCAGGTTAAAACCGGGTCAAACCGGGTATGACCGGGTCAAttgtagtgtgaacagaaattcactgtttgacCCGCATTACTAGAAGTATAAACACAACCATTATCATTCCCTTTCTATTGTTTCTGTCTGCACTGGGAAAAGAATGattcagttctttggcaataaaatcaataaacatctattcctgagataagaaagttattcatgcaaacaaattactagtattatcgaatcaagaagtaacaattatttttgtgagtttttaaCCCAAAACAGCTACAAGAAGtaactaaactcctcaacgaaagtttggaaagttttttcaagcatctgtttctccaattatttgtgacatattcatatcgtgttgcatatcactggatagctacaatactcccctttacaatgacacaccattggaaacaacaacattttttcacattgctgagtacacgccttgtgaatgtagtggggtctcaaaatgaatgtgccaaattgaccattattctgtgctcaaacaaagctagccactaacctcaatagcgggtggaaaaaccacaggcagccacaatagtcactAGTCAGGCActttctcctcatgctgctcaccgacctggttacacgttactgtgggatggaattccattcttccacaatgattcgtcgcaggtcattcaatgtggttgcctatgggcttctttggcacgcacagcacgatcaagctggtcccacaagtgttcaatcgggttgatgtctggcccccgggtctggcctgatggcaggccattttgactctactcccatattctgtaggtagtcgttgactaccgtggctatgtggggcgagcggtgtcatcttggaggattgcattaggtcccagattgtaaagttatgggattgcagcttgctgcacagaataatggtcaatttggcaaattcattttgagaccccactacaatcacaaggcatgtactcagccgtgaaaaatgttattgtttcaaatggggtgtcattgtaaagggagtattgtagctatccagtgatatgcaacacgatatgaatatgtcacaaataattggagatacagatgcttgaaaaaactttccaaacttttgttgaggagtttagataaGATTACATAAGGtggaattagaaaataaaataaaaaatgagcaTAATTAGGCCGCGAGCCTGTTATTATACCAGTAATAGTCAATGACAGAATATGTACACGCCTGCATTTTTCCAGTAGGCtttatagccaaaataatcaacccgggtcaattttcttcatgagaGTGGTTATAGTgtgaacagaatttttttcaacccGGGACCCGGGTACAACCCGGATTAACTCGGGTCCCGGGTAAATAATTTATAATGTGAACATGACCTTATAGTATAGTTTGAATGCAAAGCATAAAGAACCAGTCACCAATGGCAATGCAAAACCAAGTTTAACTATAACTAAGATAAGGCGATGAAAAACCATATTCTTAAGGCGGACGGGTAACTGGGTAGCCTTTTGAAAGAATTTTCAACAAGTCTTGAACGTCAAGGTTAAACATGTAGAAGAAATAATGTACCtcatttaaacagaaaataatGCAAGCCTTGAATGGCAACACTGATTTTTTTGTTTCGTTTCTGATGAtcccaatatgtgatgcgatcaagtaaaaccagttattttccatttaaaatcaattttggcgTATTACGCTGTATTATAGTCAAATGAAGATTTAAACTATTTTATATTTCATTGGTCTCAATAGCATGAAAATAATATGAACTCTAACACAAAACCTGTTctactgacccagattttgcggTTTTGGGTTTTTGGCTATATGCGTAAAATTAGCTGTTTTGGGGGTTAACAATATATTGCTTATAACTGAAGCGAGTGATACAAATCTGAtataattttcgccaattttggaaggttcgtcTGCACATAGAACAGGCTTTTTTGTTGTTCaggctttttgttgttgtttaatttcaattttgatgaaatttgtaGCTTGTTGTTTTTGCGAAACGAAAACTTTGCATAACAAATGACTCatcttgcttgatcacatcacaataaaaggcctattcagtgatttgctcatccgaatgatagtaaaaatcatcaaaattcagattttggtacctttgtcattgtcatagatgtgctaacatagcctgcgagtggttcagccgaaagccgtgtatttaagacaaaataagacgttttaaaacaaatctgtaatttagatactgacagtatctaaattaggcttcaacttcgtcagtactgctgttttctttgttttttgccaaatttgtcatttcaaaaataccaaatgacaatttgaatgagttatccttcaattttaagcaatttataaacaattttaatttttttacacttgcgctgggatcactgaatgggtctttaaaggaAAAGAGAATGCCACTGCCAGGAAAATGTCATGCTGTACATAAGCACCGGAGGAAAACGCGATTACggtattaaatttttttttttagttaccCTATTATTTACTTGTTATgcaggttggaaaccagagaaatactggaGAAACAATATGTACCAAGTGGTTTTTTTTCAGGCTAAATAAACtcatacattttaattacttctaTGCATTGCTGGCTGTttaatagaagcaaaagtaattaaaacataCAGCTTTacgattcagaaaaagaaacACTATTTTTTAGTGGTAGTACATTTCTccagtttccaaccttgaataataagaAATTTAGAGTCTACATGTTTcgcttttgtttcaatttttttttttttttgaaattgaggagaattttttttgcttcaaaaattgcattgggctattccatttaaaatccacattccccctgtgtaagattttggaaatatcagccacagggggagtatgaattacaaatggaatgaacacattaggcagctccattcaaatttcatacaccctatgagaaagattcaatccgaatcttccacagagggagagtgagtttcaaatggagctgctataatgtcaattccattttaaattcatactccccctgtggcagatattttcaaaatcttacacaggggtagtgtgaattttaaatggaatagcccatcttCTAATATCCTACCTTTTTACTACTCTGTTTGATACAATATCTCCATTCCTCAAATACTTCCGCCAATTTATCCAACCCACCGTGATGAAAATGCAATATCTTGTACTGACTTTCCCTACTTGCGATCACAAGCTGACCACTGGTGAACGACGCATTGCTAAAAAACAACCGCAATGATCTCATCTCACTCAGATCCACTGAAAACACTCCGCACAGTTGATCTTTCGCAGATGGTCGGGCGACTTGCGACCACTGGGACTGGAATACAAAACGGAGTTCTCCGGGAAAGTGAAATTGTATGTTGCGTCTGGAGAGGTGACCGCAGCGGGAGTGGCGAcagagtccggactcggactgcCTTGGTTGTAGAGTGTCAGAAACGGATCAAAACTGGATGCGTCGCTGGGGCTGGAAGGAAGCGAGCCAAGGTCCGGATTGGAGGTCGTGGGAGTTGTCGAAGAGGAAGAGGAATGTGTTTGATCTTTGTCATCATCATTTGGTAGTTTAAGTCCTTCCGTATCATCGTTCTCTTGCTTATCTTTTTCCGCTAGACCCAGCGCAGATGGCCGCTCTAATGAATTTGTCTTCTCTTTGGCCTCCTCATCTATACTATCATGTTCTTTGGTTAACAACGCTGCTAATTGCGCATCCGTAGACACACCGTCACTATCCGATGATTTACTCACGTCGCTGTGCCTCCCCAGGCTATCATTGCTTGCAAATCGTAAGGGGCTAGAGCTGGAATGTGAAGGACTCGATTCATCGGTAACCTTAGGTGTACTCGCAGAATCGGACTGTTCTGAGATTATTGCACTTGCTTTACTGTCTTTATCAGTATCATTGACATTCCCTGATTGTTCTGTACTGTTTGATTCTGTTTCCACTTCACTATTCTCACATGAAGGACTCTTTGAACTGTTCGTTTCTTCCTTCTCCTCCTTAACAACTGCGCCCTCTTCTTTCAGACCATTTGATTTTACACCATTTGTTTCCTCAGTATCCCCTGGTACTTTAGCCTTATCTCCTTCACCAATTCCTGAATCTTGAAAGCTTTGAAGAGATCCAACAGGACTCTCTCTTCCAGCACTTGCTCTTGCCGATGTGGAACAATCCTGACTGAACGCCGTATCTCTACTCACAGTATCTTCATTTTGTTCCTCGCTATAACCTCTAAATCTTCCCCTGCTATCCCTATCTAAACATGGTGAGGAATCGGAAGATGATGATACCACTCGTCTCTTCGACGGACTCTTATTCAAGGATGAATTAGGTATCCATGTTAGCAACAATGACGACTGCAGAGTACCGTTACCTTGCGCTCGGATCGTTAGATATCCAGGATAATGCTCCACGTTGGTGGAGATGTTGGATGGCGGATGCACGCAAACATTATTTTTACAATAGATGATTTCGCCATCGGCGGGGGTGCTTTGTGCATGTATTCGGATCGGACAAGCCGAGGAAGTCGCTGAATTTTTTCAGGAATCCCGACATGTTGGACCAAGTATGTATTTCAGTCAAAGCATAATACTGCAGATTAAGTCCTCATCCCATTCTTGGagacatgtatacatgtaagctATCTATCCATCTTGGTATATATTCtgtcaataaataaacaaacaaacaaacaaaaaatcagttTAAAAAAGGCTTCAATATATGACAagatttgttgcaaaaccccttacatccacaattttgagaaaacttCAAAAAGTCATCAAACAAAGTACTGATTTATGgtgtttgcaacaaaagcagtttttggtgggatgtttgggtaggatgagcatcccaccaaaaactgcttttgttgaaaacccccttatatcagtgattttttttgatgatttttcgatgtgttctcaaaattgctcaagtgaatGTAAGGGactttgcaacaaagctcttcatatgtaccTATCCACATTTGGCACACTTCTGCCAATTGATGGGATAAATAGTCATTACATTGATtaatcatgtacatgtaaaataaaaatgaatccgAGGTAAAAAAAAGGATATCAATGATTATGTTACAAGTGATACAAAAGTGATATTTTAGGTTTTACATAATTTGCCAAATTGGCATTAGAAGAATCATCTATGCATATGTACTACCTGTAATAAGTTTTAAGATAAAGAAACACTTTTCCTTGAAAGATCACAAAGGAGGAAAGTTATGATTCTACAGCAGTCAGAATATTAACAATTTATAACAAACAAGTTATTCCTTCAGCAAAGAATACCATCTCAGTCTATTTCTGACACCAACAATATATGGTTTCTCCACATTTAGACTCACCAAAAAGACATGATACATAGTCATACACAAAGCCAACCATCCTCAACAAAACCCTGATGATGTTTATTCCTAGAAATACTGATTCATTCTACATGTTAAATCTGAGCACTGCCGTCTTGTTGTGATTCAACATTGAATTGACTCATCCTTAACAAACACCTAAAATTAACAGCATGATACTTAACTACTTCAgttaccatggcaacattatAATATGACCCAATTTTGTCAGACGATGTCTCATCACTTACTGAATCACAATAAGGAGTATCTATTGTCTTTGTTGTAAATTTCACATCATACTTAATGATAGTGCATAGAGAACGGAAGAACAAGTATAAGCTTCATTTTTAAAAGGATATCAAATATGCTTCAAATCAATCCTACACAAAGTTTCTATATATTGTGGCATTTGTACAAATTCAGGCAAAAAAGGGGTCTCTTTCATAGCTACATCTACATGTTCATGATATCTTTTAGataaatcacaattttttaacaattccaactaaaaacaATCTCATCTGGAAGCGCTCCTTGTTTATCAATATCACCTATTTGTACATGATATTTCTCTCACGTACACATACCATCAGTACTGTAGCCCCGGTAACCTGTAATTTTTATCTTTCATGTCCTAAATTCAAGGTTGCCATttgttttcagcccaatttgtGAGTCAAATTACCAAAAAAGTCACGCAATTTTTCTCTAAACCATTTGTTTCTATGGGAAAGGAAATTACAGAGGCCAATGGTGAAAAGttgtccaattttgttcttaaaggaagtgtccggtaatcacaacattaagccttatatgttataaaaataattatcaagcacgaatcacatggttttatttcaaacaaactcatattaaccataaaacaaataaaacagccatctctcaacacgcgatattcaaaattccagcgcaccgaaattgtctagagcagtgacgtcccaatagttcaatgaagcctgtcgacaaatgagcacaaataaccatgacatcaCTGCTCTTAGAACATTTGGcgctggaattttgaatatcgcgtgttgagagacggctgtttttattagtttttatggttaatatgggtttgattgaaataaaaccatgtgattcctgcttgataattatttttctaacatataagacctaatgttgtgattgccggacacttcctttaacttTTGGATTCTATCACATGATCAGACAAGAAATGTAATTAGTCAAAGAGGACATCTCTTAAAAGTgacccaattgggctacaaaaTAATGGATTTGTAACTCTGTGTATATGTATTCCAGACACCTGCTCACTATTATGGATACATACGATATTGATCATTCACATTCATTGTTTTTATGTGACAATAACTGTTCGTATTCAGCTGCGTAACTGTCAATTGCTATAATTACATCAATTGATAACCAAAAGTGCATTAGGAAACCTGTACAAATCAACTGTCACCTCTTTCACGTCTAGCCACTCTATTATCAATGTTTACAAATTTGGTGTATATAATTGCATCAATTGATAAAGCAACTATCAATATTTTTGCAGGCACAAAATGTTCACCATTTGAAAAGAACTACATTTGTACGTCATGAAATTTTTATGAaattaacccaccagagtctggtcctaagtccagagacctcagagaattgattgatgcctacccaagacaaagaagatatgcagttcaagaagacaccttcaaagaggcattataatgcagtgctcatctgtataagggtgaaattaAGGCTCCGAatgtgactgcgctggtgctctaccaatgaattacttccaTTTTCTTAcaggcagtggcggcgctacagggGCACACTTTTGAAGCAAAAACCCCAGAATCACACAAATTTCCAtcttttgcggcaattttatgCACAAttagttgattttgcccccttgaaattcactttgcccccgaataaaattcctggtgccgcaaCTGCTTACAGGCCTATtggaaaaagaaatatttgcgAGCATGAACATTTCACAACtctatgaccctgttcacattagaaaattttcttctttcgacaaacctcgaacgaagattaaaattgcttttttcctaatgtgtacatacttttcttcattcgacgaagattaaaattgcttcgttcaacgaagctaaaaaggttgtttcgacgaaggaatacttttGCAATGTGTACACTCGCTTTGttcgacgaaggaaagtgatcatgtgacaagtgaccctcGCCGGCTGAAGTCTAAGGTCGTATGCATCTCAGCTGTCCCTTGCATGCTGTCTGAATTCATCTCGCACCggattattttaaacattttcccCACTTATTCAATTAAAATTAGCTTGGAAAGTGTGTTTAGAGTCTTCTGCCACTGTTTAATTGAAGTAATTAACCATGGCCAATAACACATGGGGCAAAACGTGGACAGAGgagaaatgttttcttcaaaagaaGAAATCCAAATGatagcttcgttcgagcttcgttaattttcatgaaatgtgtacagtgcaatgtcttcgttcgatcttcgttcagcgtaatgtgtatgcatgcttaattagttaatcaagattaacttatcttcatcgaatgaagaaaatttctaatgtgaacagggtctattgTCACtaacaaaattctcaaaatttccaTGTATGCAAACATTTCATGCTCTATTAGGGAAGCCTGTACAAATCAACTATTTTGTATCGTAATGTGCACTATCACTGTTGATGTTATGCTATATTTATTACAAATAATTACTgctgataaggcaaaaaaaaaaaaaggttcgtgtcaaagcttgcgcgcacatttgtaaaatcccacgatttgacaaaaaacaaatgcggaaatttgttttatttcaaaaaaaaaaatttttagttttttccagaaaaaatcggcgaaaatcagacttttttctcaaaataccatgaaaaaaagtcgggaataaaaaaaaaaaaaaaaaaaaaaaaattgcgcatttgtttttaaatttctcgtgagctttgagacaaacctttttttttttttggcctaagtattTTGCTGCACCATTTTTATGTCATTCTTTGTGTTGTGAATTTCAAACCTCATCAAAAAAGTAAATAGCAGACTATGTATGAACAGTGAACAGAGTGTGTttaaccccttgagcactacctgctaaTATATCGGCTTCTAAgcattattttgattggttactcatagAGTTATATCATGTACCGGGTAATAAGCCAATCAGAGTCAAAGTAAGAATGGCAGTAGGGTTTATACAAAAATACAGAAGcaccattttgattggttactcagaggGGTATATCATGTTTTATCATGTAATGAGCCAATCAGAGACCCTGTATGAAAGATGTTAGTACAATGAAATGTTACAGGATATCCTTTTGGGAAGGTGTATCCATTTCTTAAAAGGGAGCATTGTACAAGCCACATAAGGTGCCACTAGATTGTTCTCCCTCTTTCTGAGCTACATTTCAAAGCCAGTACCCACTGGTACATACATAAACCTGTTATTTGAAGATGGTTCGTTGCTTTCAATCAATCAGCCTGTAGTAGTCGGCACTCAGCTAGACAGGTTATTCGTGATTTGAATACAGGTACTTGTGTCGCATCAGATACATGATATTTAGGATGGT includes:
- the LOC140164924 gene encoding LOW QUALITY PROTEIN: TBC1 domain family member 16-like (The sequence of the model RefSeq protein was modified relative to this genomic sequence to represent the inferred CDS: inserted 2 bases in 2 codons; deleted 1 base in 1 codon), producing the protein MSGFLKKFSDFLGLSDPNHAQSTPADGEIIYCKNNVCVHPPSNISTNVEHYPGYLTIRAQGNGTLQSSLLLTWIPNSSLNKSPSKRRVVSSSSDSSPCLDRDSRGRFRGYSEEQNEDTVSRDTAFSQDCSTSARASAGRESPVGSLQSFQDSGIGEGDKAKVPGDTEETNGVKSNGLKEEGAVVKEEKEETNSSKSPSCENSEVETESNSTEQSGNVNDTDKDSKASAIISEQSDSASTPKVTDESSPSHSSSSPLRFASNDSLGRHSDVSKSSDSDGVSTDAQLAALLTKEHDSIDEEAKEKTNSLERPSALGLAEKDKQENDDTEGLKLPNDDDKDQTHSSSSSTTPTTSNPDLGSLPSSPSDASSFDPFLTLYNQGSPSPDSVATPAAVTSPDATYNFTFPENSVLYSSPSGRKSPDXSAKDQLCGVFSVDLSEMRSLRLFFSNASFTSGQLVIASRESQYKILHFHHGGLDKLAEVFEEWRYCIKQSSKKRGVGLSLFFSQAAGDEDAKQLYRKFNILQSSLKPAECHPEEGIYGELEEEMLWSYMNEKGQIEDDYQLRKAIFFGGVDEYLRAEVWPFLLHYYPYNSTTDERNALKGQKREEYTALNQTRLAMAQAEYEEFWRNVQCTVDKDVVRTDRSHPYXKGKNNPHIDNMRNILLNYAVYNPSMGYSQGMSDLLSPLLAELQDEPNAFWCFVGLMQSVLFVSSPKDEDMEKQLGYLRNLLKLMMPEFWAHLENLGDAMDLLFCHRWILLCFKREFHEPDALRMWEACWAHYQTDYFHLFICLAIIAIYGDDVVQQNLASDDMLLHFSNLSMQMDGTMVLKKARSLLHKFRTLPRIPCTLDKLCERCAPGMWDSGHTPEVECIGFHEEGYVCPHIR